The Solibacillus sp. FSL R7-0682 genome includes a window with the following:
- a CDS encoding TIGR00266 family protein, which translates to MKNHEIDYVLHGDDMQFVEVELDPQETVVAEAGSLMMMDDQIRMETIFGDGAAGSGGLMSKLMGAGKRLITGESLFMTTFTNTGGGKRKVYFAAPYPGKIIPMDLSQLNGKIICQKDAFLAAAKGVSVGVEFQRKLSAGFFGGEGFIMQKLEGDGMAFVHAGGTIYERKLLPGETLRIDTGCLVAMTQDIRYDIEMVKGVKTALFGGEGLFFATLSGPGTVWVQSLPFSRLASRVFAAAPVSQGGGGKSSDEGGIGGLFDLFNK; encoded by the coding sequence AATCGATTACGTGCTTCACGGTGACGATATGCAATTTGTAGAGGTGGAATTAGATCCACAAGAAACAGTTGTTGCGGAAGCTGGCAGCTTAATGATGATGGATGACCAAATTCGGATGGAAACAATTTTTGGTGATGGTGCAGCAGGTTCAGGCGGCTTGATGAGCAAATTAATGGGAGCTGGCAAACGTTTAATAACAGGCGAAAGCTTATTCATGACAACGTTTACAAACACTGGTGGAGGCAAGCGTAAAGTATATTTTGCAGCACCTTATCCTGGAAAGATTATCCCAATGGATTTAAGTCAATTAAACGGTAAAATTATCTGTCAGAAAGATGCCTTTTTAGCTGCTGCAAAAGGTGTATCGGTTGGGGTTGAATTCCAGCGTAAATTATCCGCGGGTTTCTTTGGTGGTGAAGGTTTCATCATGCAAAAATTAGAAGGCGATGGTATGGCTTTCGTGCACGCGGGCGGGACAATTTATGAGCGTAAATTACTGCCAGGTGAAACATTACGCATTGATACAGGTTGCTTAGTAGCGATGACACAAGACATACGCTACGATATTGAAATGGTAAAAGGTGTTAAAACTGCGTTATTCGGTGGAGAAGGTTTATTCTTTGCAACCCTTTCTGGGCCAGGTACAGTATGGGTACAATCCTTACCGTTCAGCCGTTTGGCAAGCCGTGTATTCGCAGCTGCACCAGTCTCTCAAGGTGGGGGCGGTAAAAGCTCCGATGAAGGCGGAATAGGCGGCTTATTTGACTTATTCAATAAATAA